The genomic DNA atgaaaacgtgatgaattaaatctcttatgtgttaaaaactttcttaatgtttgaacaaaagaaagatatatgttttaaatgattagttacattgattaaactatgcattatcaaccatgattaaaatttaatgttgacgaactcgggactccaaagatggtaaaatgtaagtgcaaaaatgtttgcgtaaatgctattattaaagttctgttgtttctttttatacttgttatttatgtatttatcattcttaatgtttgtaaataattaattaattatctaattaattaattaatatgaaattgtaaaattaaaaggataaaaatctccttcatcctacgtgtaagaaaacataactcttgtgcaccacgtccactttgcctacaaactttcaaacttctgaattccggaaacttccaaaaaccgaacttataggctggtccggaggtcgttcggttttcggaagttacactgtagaGGTACACTAgggaatgcttcacaccaaatatctaagctctagggcttctagtttttgagaagaagatttttcctttcagttgccatggcaaccagagttctgcatggaattcaattctttgaaaaaaatttgtagagctttaccaaaggaacattcctgtgaagtttggatgaaattggcctagctgtttatgaggagatgtcgtttaaagtaaaagtttatagacggacaacggacggtgagtgatcacaatagctcaccccgagcctttggctcaggtgagctaaaaattaaaactaCTGGTGGGGGTGGGAGGGTGTGCATTTTAGCCATTCTAAGTCTTGTAGGCTACATCTAGTTTTGTAATGACCGTTGGTTGTTGGGATTCTGTATGCCATTGTGGCCAAATTGTAAACCCTTTAATGTACATCAACCTCTTGTAATGCTGTTTCAATGCATCCATATGCTACTTGTATTATAAGTATAGAGGTTTGTGTCCACATATATATAATACTTGCAATCATATTGAGGTTTGGGAATACAATTGAGAGCTGTCACAGGTCACAGCGTGCTCAACTATAGTATTTCGATGCTGGACAGTGAAATGGAGCAATGTCTGAGGAAGCGAGTTTTTAACGACTCCAGTGTGGATGAAAATATTCTACAATAGTTTCAGTGCGAgttaaatgtatttagtaatacgAGAGTGTAGTGTATCAAAACATAAGTGTAAATGGGACATTATTCATGGAATATTTTTTGCAGAAGTAATACTACCAGAGTCAAATAATGTGGCttataaagtaaaaaaagtcTGAATCGATTCCATTCAGCAATAACCAAGGTacagcaaatttatttatttgggttttacggcgcaccaacacagtataggttatatggcgccaaacaggcctacaaattttggtttcacatctaatttacatcgaaataaaaacatgaggtatggaatcaaaatttgcatacctactggaatcacagagttacagcaaaaccaagtgttaagaccctattagttgccTCTTTCGATCATGCAAGGGttaggcagtggttccaattcttttcatacacagatcgtcccagaaccacatggaaatattggtgccagagttatggcccttgtgccatatcaTATGTGGGGTTGGGGGTGCTCGGGAATAactaaagtttgaagaaaatccaacaagtaattatagagaaagtgtatcaaaacttcaaccaagggaTGGACATGGAATGGACACCAAGTCGAGTTGGACTGCAGTTCAAATACTTTGTATAGTTGagcttaaaatgaagaaaattgtcagtttttccaactttaataataaataccaagcattttaactCAGTTATGCACTACAGTTTATCTGTTAAAAATTGCAGAATTTTCTCACACAACAGCATTTTGTTCCTGCTCGAATCTTTTAATATCCTGACCTTTAATCACTAGTGATATTAGTACTgaacatttattttgtcttttttctcAGTTCAACTCTGACAAAAGACCACACAGAAAAGGAATATTATTCttctaaaacagaaaataatgaataatactTCCAATAGCAAAATAGAATTcttcttaaacaatttttttgaaGTTCTACATTTTCCCTCTGACACACATTATTTACTCATTAAACTTAACAATAATCCACACGTTAAATGTTCCAGTGAATAAAAAAAGCTGTTTAATCCATATCCTGTACAGCTTTCACACATTGTGCCATTGTTGATGAGGCTCGGCCTATTGAGTTAGTCATGTAGAAATCTTTCAGGTTTAACTGTGGAGGGGTAAGCGGTTTATCCTGCAACTTTCCACTAATATTCTGAAACAAAGATGTAgaaatgttgaataaaaaaaaaaaaaattgtttaaaacatttcaatacatcGCCAATTAGGACAAGGTCATATATCATTATAATCAAGATATTCGTAGATTGTAAAATAAATCGATCTTAAGTCGAGAAATTTCTTGAACTATGACTTAGGCTTTATGCAAATATAACTGATCCATTCACTAGCAAAACTCTGCAAATACGTATTTTCACAGGAAATGTATTAGTTCTAAGAATGTGTTGTTCAGGTATTAAAGCAAAATGTCTTTCAATGGTCAATATAATGATTGATTGTATTGGTTTAGTGCTGCTGctgcatttcagttatgtaattgcATGtagttaacctatccagtgttcctgggttctgtaccagtactaaactgttctcagcaagtaactgcatatattctccacatgaatcaaaagTGGAGAACAAGttatttcagacacactgtcctTTATAATATAGTCACATAGAACATACACATTATCTGGTGATTGAACAAATGACCCTGCGATCCCTAGATCTTTGCTCTCTGATCTAAGGAGATGAGCAAATCAAATCGATAACCTTTAACTACTCTTAGAGATGACAGGTAAATACAGCCACTGACCTGTGCAAGTTCCTGTGCCTGTTTAAAGTAGTTAGCATCTTCTGCTTCACCATATTGTACCAAGTTTGGTGAGACCTCGTGTAGTCTGTCTCGAACCTCTTGTATCTTATCATAGGGAAGAGTATTGCCAGACAACTGCAATAAAAAGAATATTCCATATACATGTCTAgttttgcaaaaatattaaaattggaaCTTTTATTATTACAGGCATTACTGTGCTACAAATCTGAATGAATCACTGCAGTTATAATGCCCAAGGCTGAACTTGTTAAATATGATGTAGGAGGGGAAAAAAGCTCAAACTCAGGGTACCAATAGCTTTCTTTTTAACTAAAACCAGCCAGATAAAAAATTTCCTACAGAGTGAAATTTTTCCTTTCGTAAGTTTTTTGAACGAGAATTTAGAAATTCTTTCATGAATTAAAAACTCAACTAGCATATCAGCTGCAATCTCATGTTCTATAATGACATTTCcattttaactgaaatttaatgatataaatttttttcccccctgGAAATTTGCCTTCAGtgcaaatttaaagattttttttcaagtaactATTAAGTGTAAACCTCTGAGAGAGCTCTGATAATTTTCCAATCCTCTCGTGCCAACACAGGTGGTGTAACAGCCAGTTTGGTTTGTTGCGCACGGCCCTCTGTATTTACATACGTGGCATCTTTCTCAGTATAAGCTGCACCAGGGAATATAACATTGGCCATACTTGCACCATGATCTCCATGATGACCTGTCAAAGAAATGCATTAAAACTCATTTTAGGTTAAGAATGAAATGTTAATTAAGTGGTATTCTATTATAAACACAGTGCCAGCATAAGACAtttcaatgaaaaatgaaaatactgttgaagcatagaatgcaactgaGCAGAATAACAGCAAACTCTGTTTGATTAAGTCTATTTAAAGGAAGTAAAACAAAAAGATGCAACACCCTTCACACACCCTAGCAATGTCTTGCTGCATTCTATTATacgaaatgtcttttaaaataaCTCCATGATTCAAGACGACAAGAATCAACAACATAAATGAGTCCAAGTTAAGGGCTACTTTTTATGGccaatacagtgaaacaccgctcgctcgaggttgCAAGGGGATTAGCAAAATGCTCTAGTTATCCATGGTTTTGAGccacccaaacattgaccaacatacgaagaaaaattgaagttttattgtatCAAATGTCTTCGGGACCAGAGAAAACGGTGATGCATAATATTAACAAACCCGTGACATTTGAAAAAACGTATCACAAGCATTATCTatgatgtaataagtaataacatacttgctttaatctaaagcaaacagtaattgataatatcaataaaacttttctttaacctttcatcAAAAATTAATCTcgttatcagatcaaatatacagataaaaaaacatttaaaatagtcGGGGAATATACAACGCAATTTtcacggcgtgcgaaaatttttaattaaccgatatATTCTGATCGCCGAAGCTacgaaaaattttgacacctctgctcgagttagccagaagcaacaaagagtaaattaatacacagggaccaggtgtcatgcttgAGCGAtggagttatcgatgctcgacccagccatggtaatttcacatagaaaatagaaggaaatcggccgggaccacatgaattgctcgatgctcgagcgagccgTGTTTCACTGTATATGACACTCTTAAAGACTTCTGTTGAGATGGGAAACTGAATCgacaagaagatcctttgaaagcatagaatgcaagcagaatttttaaaacaaagatatAACAATATTCTGAGTACCTTGATAAATAACAAAGCAGTCAGCAGGAATGTCATCCTTTGTTATGGCGCCTTCATCAGCACCGAGGAGAAACAGGACCTGTGGAGGGTTCTGTCTGATTTCCTCAACACCTGCTTTGTATCCAATATCTAGAGCTGCTACCTGGCTGGCAACCTAAAATAGAGAAAACAGgatataataattaataaatgaaaaatagtaTGCGGCCAATGGTTAGAGGTTTGACTACTGTACTGTCTATCCAGGTTCTATTCCAGGTCATTGCTGATATCCAAACTAGTGTTCAAAGCTTGGCGAATCTCTTAAATCAATATTGTTTTGTGTAATATCTGACCTGGATGCTTGGGATGTAAACATGGCTCCTGCCAGGAGTtctactggaaataagttgttccatcaaTTCAAGATTGGGACTTTCAATTGTACTGTCATCTCACTTTATGAATGTTATGATTAAATTGATGTTATGAGTAAATTATCAACAGACAATTGCTCTTTATCACTTGAGGTGTTCCAGGCAATTTATCACCACTACCTTTCATTATGCCAAATTGAACTTGTACCATCTGTGAATGCAAGGTAAGCACAGCTTTTGTTAATATCGAATCTGCATAGAACATCTAATATCTGCATGGTGTAATGTACATTCTGCACAGTACACATACAATATGCGCAGATTATGTATATTAGGTGCAATATGTGTACATTATGCACAGAAAATGTACAATATATGCagtacataaaaagaaaatatacaatatGCAAAGAACATGTATATTACTCGTAGGATAAATACAATTCTTGAATTTATAAACATACTCTGTGTAAAACATTGAGAACTTTCCAATCCTCACCACAGCCACACTGTACACGTGCATTCTGTGCAATAGTAGATACAGCTCTGTGTAATGATGTTCCATCACCTCGCTGTAGAGCAGCACTACCTACCACCACCATCGGGTTCTTTGCCTGTGCTAGAGTCTGAAATATATGTTGTACCTTTTAACTATCTTTAACATTAGCAAGAATTACTTGACTGAAAGATTATTTGTGTTTATATGTATCTACATCTTGAACTTTTACTGAAtaagattttttaacattttccttaAGCTAATCAATGTTTAACACTTACCCCTATGGCAGCCCCTATGATAGTCTTAATATTCTGGCTTGAACAAACTTAGCAAATGTTCACTCCTGAATTTTGTATGAAACATAAATCATGTATTAAATCAGGTGAGCTCACAAAGGCCTTGTCAGACACTAACACACTGTTATCAGCACAATATAGAAACTGGTATTCTACCTTTGAGAATGGGTGTTTTCCACTGGCAATATCCTCTAGAATCTGTGCTGAGTCTCCAAGGTGATCATAGTCATATGTGAGATCTACCTGAGCACCCACCATAGCTACAGACAGGTCATTGTTGATCCAACTGTAAACAGAGATAAAGAACACTGCAAAAAATTCTGTTTTCTgaactaaaataatgacaaacaTTTGGTAGATTAAGCATTGCAAACAAAAGCAGCCTCAGATTTCTCCATTTCATAACAACATTCATTGTTCCTTCAATGACTCTAGACAGCTAACAACATCTACAGACAAAAAGGAGTTTGAAAGGAACTTGACGCAGCAGTggtttcaaattgtttgtttgttaaccaatttttatttaatctgaagAGGGCTTTATGGTGCATCAACAcagtacattttattattattattataccagatttatatagtgcccttttcatgatgaacacgttcaaaggcgctttacacagAGCAAATCCAGCCACACAggacgcgaaattcatcctcCACTAGTACAAAcatagagcgatctgaccagagggacagagtgagataaagcccccagaacagacagagagaactttttagatatagacgtgtccggctaacttagcctagctctttgcgaatagacagtctggttctttaacgtgcccggtgtatagcactgatatacacgaagccgtctttccttggaagaaccagtacaggcctctagttaggtgggagacactcgagagcatctcagaaatttccagtgcctggaccgggattcgaacccctgacctctggattgatagtcaagtgtgttaccactagaccaccggcccaacATGCCAAATAGGACTAAAAATGTtggtttcacattttatttacatcaaaatataaGGCAtggaatcaaaacattttttatctactggaatcacagagatacagcaaaatCAAGTGTCCAGACATTGTTGCCTCTTTAAAGCAGTGTCATCCCAGAACCATATGGGACTGTTTACAAATTGTAGGTTTGAGATTCAACTTAATCCACTGACACAACAAGCACAGCCAGTTCAGGATTGAAACTTTAGATAAATGTAGATTGATCATCATCTTTTCCATTTTGGATATGCTTTAAATTTTCGAATGAACTATCAAAAAATTTTATGTTTGACAGGCTGAAATATGTAAACAAAGCTGGGAGGCAGTTTCAAATCCGTCTGACAATCTTAGGTTAAAGTAGATGTCTCTATCTCTACTTTTGGAGTGTGCCAAGATTTTATAACTGGCACACAAAAAACTGGAGAATGACCGGTATACCTAGGCAAaccaaattttgttgaaattcagAAAGGTAAGTTAAGATAACATCTACCTACTTGTTATTTCAATAGCCTTTCACCCAACCAATAAGCAATCGAATTCCCACCACTAACCTACCCCTCATCCCCCCACCCCAACTCCTGCCACCCCCCAAAACTTggcacaaaaataaaataactttgcttggttgcattctatgcttttaaAGCCAATTAACACAATAATTCAAGTATTGGAAATtacaaagggctataactctgcaAATATATGTGAAAGCTCTTAAATATGCAATACTAGGCTTAGTAATGAGTCGAGAGGTAGTCCAGGAATTCATTCATAAAATAATGGGACTTTTAAGAGGCCACAACTCCATCAAAAATCATTCAACTTTAAAATGGTGTGTGAAACAAATTACCAAAATTTTGGCTCATATTCAGTCAGCTGTTTATTAATATAAGTTAAGACAACTTTTGTGCTTGATGGATAGACAGACAATCTGACAGACAGGACAACATCAACAATATCTCCAAACATATTGGGAGACATAATCATCCTCTAACGTTCATTTCAGCTTAAAATCTTGCCTGTGATGAAGCCTCTTCAATTACCTTTTCCTTATTCTAGCATTGAAGAGTGGTGCTTCAAACCTTGGGTTGGTACCAACTAACAAGATCAAGTCAGCTTCTTCAATACCTTGGATCTTTGTATTCAACAAATAGTTGGACCGTAGGTCAGTTCTGAAAATTCATAATGTTATCATTGAGTAATGTAAATTTTTGTGCTTAGTTTTAATGCATTTCCCCCTACAtaactttttaatattataaatggaAAAGCAGTCACTTCACTTTATTAATGTTAATAGCAGGATTTCAGAACAAAACTTCTCTGTTAACAAATGACAGTTTCTTGTATGAACAAGTTTAGATAACAATATCATTTGTCAAACGGCAACAACACATTTTCTTTACAGGAATATTAATCACATGATCTGTGGACTTTCAAGTACATGTATTGTGTGCTCACTAAATCCTAATAATTCATGCTTTTCAGACTGTTCAATATCTCTTTAAAAATAATAGTTTGCAGTTGGTTTTTCGAAATACTGGAAAGTTCAAACATAGATACGTATCGTATAATTCCAGCAATCACTCACCCTGCACCATCCATCGGGAATATTTCCTCTGTACATAATGCCTCACTGCCTAGCCTGTTCAGGTAATCTTTAAGGCTGACCAATGCCTCTGCATCAACAAGACCACCGGCCACAGCAGCTATCTTATCTCCGGGAGTTGCTACAATCTGGGGAATATTATTTTAACACCTGTACTGTACTCTAAGTAATCTatacaaatgttattttacaTGCACTGTTTACAATTTAAGAAGAGACATAGACAAGTCAAATATATGAGAAATCCATCAAAATCAGTGCTCTATGTACATTAtgatttctgtttatttaatgATATACTACGTAAGTGGGGTAGACAGCAAAATAAGTTGGCCATGAAGGCTCTATGTGGCTCATCTGACTCAGTtcttatcccagatgacccaatatccactttttgacctagatttcataaacaCAAGCTGTCTGACCAGTTTTCTGGAAGATCATACACTAAATGTGACCTCAAAGATCATGcaataaatgtgacctctagagcatGAACAGAGTTTCAGGGTTTTTGCAGATTTCCTCTAGCAAAATCCAAGCACACTTCATgtacttttcaatggaaaagTCCAAATTCAAGCACTTTTTCCATTAGCGCTAAGAATAAAACAGCGAGTGTAGCCACTACCATTTTGTTAAAGAGTCGGGCATATGCAAAAGGGTACCTACTGCTTTGATTTGTAACCTATATGGAACAAACTCTCATACACAAAATGAAAGGATTAAGGTaggaaactattttttttcatcaattactgtgaaatcattaatattcgtgggggactaatttccatggatttcgtggttgagtcaatccacaaaatttaatcccaacaaacaagtaaaattcccattaacttgatgttcaaaatttgaaatccacaaattcatatccccacgaaattgccgttatgaccaaaaccacgaaatttcatgcccacgaaattaaatgattttacagtatttcctGTCTCCAAAAAATTCAagcactttttattaaaaatatacacactatTTAAGCATTGTTTCTAGTTAACATTATACCTTCTGTGCAGCAGCTATGAGAGCAGCTTCCCAGTCAGCTTGTTCAAGCACATCTTTATCATTCCTCACAAATGGTGTGGTCAGTCTCTGCCTCTTCAAGCCATCATAGGCAAATCTTGTAGCATCAGAGATCCACTCCTCATTCACCTCCTGTCAAACAGCAGATATAAAGGCAATGTAAGTAAACAGATGTTAAACAGTAGATATGAAACTAATGCCAGTGGTGTCCTCACAAAATGGAAATCCAATACCAACTTAAAACCATGCAATTGTTCACACATGATATTTTTAGCAAGAACACAGCCTGTTTGTGCCAATGTTTGTAAGTGCTTGATGTAAGGCAATGTGCAAGAAAAGAGTCATGGCAAAAACGTATGTAGTTTCAAAGCCAGAGTATTCAAAGTAAGTGAAGCTAAACAAAACATATCCAAGAAATACCtattttctaagtttaaatgggccataattctgacaaaatgcaagaggGAATTATGGGTCTTGACCTTCTTATTAATCtaatgacaataaacaagtgtACTAAGTTTCAAAGACATAGCTCTTACAGTATTCAAGTAAAATagacctaaacaaacattttttaatgaGATTTTcctattttctaagtaaaaaaaggaccataattctgataaaatgcaagtGAAAGATATGGTTCTTTGGCCTACTTACTAGCataaatgatgataaacaaatgtgtaAAGTTTTATTAACTGCTTTCATAAAATTCAAGAAAAGTCAAcctaaaaattttaaccaagaaattaaaaaaattcatgCCCAAAAcaggccataattttgacaaaatacaagAGATATGTTTCTTTGCTTACTTATttatctaatgataatataaacaagTTTGGAAAGTTAGCTCTTATAGCTTTTAAGAACATGGaactaaacaaaaatcttaacaaaTGCAGACACCAATGATCAAGTGAGAACAATACCGCCTAGATTTTTTTTACAACGCAGACGAGTTTACCTGTTACAaccatatgcattttttttcaaatgatgtaTTCTATCAatggtaacaaaataaaacctgtgtggaataaacaaacaattactatttCAGTTTTTCCATCAATATGTCACATCCTAAAGTAATAGTTAGTTACTTAGTAATACCTCATTAACTCTGGGTAAGATCCTCATGACTTCATTAGTTCTTGTCGAAACAACAATGTTACTCCCAATAGCGTCCATTACATCGACAGATTCTATTTTTCTACAATGACAATAGCAAACATTTTATACCTGCAGTACAACACACAGTTATGttcaatggaaaataataatGCCAAGACCTTCCATAGTAAACAATTCAGTTTCACTTTTAAGTTAATATAGATCAATCATAAAGAGTAATATATGATATTCTAATGGTTTATCTTTAACTGTACAAAGTGAACTTTTCACATTTTAATTCAGCACAATATCAATTTCAGTATGAGAAAtacaaaatgtttgatttcttAAAGAGTTGTTAAGAAGTTATATTATGTAAGGTTAACCTATTTTTAACTTCTATATGTTCCTTTTATTGACTGAACTGTATAAAACCCATTCATACCTAGTTTCCCAGGGTCGAGCTGTGAAGGCATAGGGCTTGGAGGTCAGAGCCCCTACTGGACACAGATCAATAATATTGCCAGACAATTCAGACTTAAACATTTTCTCCACGTAGGTGCCAACCTGCATGTCTGAACCTCGACCAGTAGTTCCAAGATCATCTACCCCAGCTACCTCACTGGCAAATCTaccatggaaaacaatttcattttacatttcaaatgtgACTGATGGAAGAATAAGTTCTCAAGTGAAAATAAGGCATGCAGTCACAATGCAACTTGCTACAACACAAGCTGATTCCATGGAATACAGCCAGGTGTTCTTCTATGAGATACTGTTTACTAAATTATCTTAGGTATATAATTTTTCTTACAATGACATTTTCGTTATTAATACAGCAATACAAGAATTTACAAAACTACCTGGTAAAGTGCTGGACAATTAAATTTTATCAACTGAAACTTAAATAAGcaaaaaagagggccatgatggccctatatcgctcacctgttatcattgcacttgaggacaagaaggtcctcagtaaaaatatttaagtccaaaggacaggaataacaaatgggaagaaatttaaccaaaaagaaaaaacaattcttacaaggtacagatatgtcaaaatgcacctaaaaattggaggtaccatccatgttgtaccacagaaaagtggtctcggtttttccgtacggccaataataaaaaagttactaaaaataagctatatatagtaacgtaaaagggaagtaattaaaaaaaaaatattgtaattgaacaaaagaaggctctgccaaataaatctgttgacataaattaaatttcagatcagtatcttcattagttacagagatataccaattttaatttgaaataaagggaggtaatttgacataaaatcagtccatagttatctaccctgattgtctcagtcaactaatgacaataatgaaatttcaaataagtcctataagtacttactgatataaatccattttgattacaatcaggggaggtaatcagatataaaataactctggaacctgcgattggatctgatttgtcatggaatctaagatttactgttgttgaagatattttggaagtttgtatcaaataaaaccataaatgaagtctctatatggctgcaaaagccaaaatagccaattttggacctttaaggggccataactctggaaccaatgatggaatctggccagttcaagaaaggaaccaagaacttgtgatgatacaagttgtgtgcaagtttggttaaaatcaaatcataaataaagctgctattgtgcagacaaggtcaaaatagctaattttggccctttcaggggccataactctggaacccatcaagGGATCTAGcccgttcaagaaaggaactgagatcttat from Mercenaria mercenaria strain notata chromosome 11, MADL_Memer_1, whole genome shotgun sequence includes the following:
- the LOC123531410 gene encoding NADH-ubiquinone oxidoreductase 75 kDa subunit, mitochondrial-like, producing the protein MMLRLWPLARGHKAKQVFASLARCNSTAPPEKVEVFVDDKPVQVEPGTTLLQACAEAGVEIPRFCYHERLSIAGNCRMCLVEVERSPKPIASCAMPVMKGMKIKTDSPMTKKAREGVMEFLLMNHPLDCPICDQGGECDLQDQSMAFGSDRGRFTDMEHGGKRAVEDKNVGPLVKTIMTRCIHCTRCIRFASEVAGVDDLGTTGRGSDMQVGTYVEKMFKSELSGNIIDLCPVGALTSKPYAFTARPWETRKIESVDVMDAIGSNIVVSTRTNEVMRILPRVNEEVNEEWISDATRFAYDGLKRQRLTTPFVRNDKDVLEQADWEAALIAAAQKIVATPGDKIAAVAGGLVDAEALVSLKDYLNRLGSEALCTEEIFPMDGAGTDLRSNYLLNTKIQGIEEADLILLVGTNPRFEAPLFNARIRKSWINNDLSVAMVGAQVDLTYDYDHLGDSAQILEDIASGKHPFSKTLAQAKNPMVVVGSAALQRGDGTSLHRAVSTIAQNARVQCGCGEDWKVLNVLHRVASQVAALDIGYKAGVEEIRQNPPQVLFLLGADEGAITKDDIPADCFVIYQGHHGDHGASMANVIFPGAAYTEKDATYVNTEGRAQQTKLAVTPPVLAREDWKIIRALSELSGNTLPYDKIQEVRDRLHEVSPNLVQYGEAEDANYFKQAQELAQNISGKLQDKPLTPPQLNLKDFYMTNSIGRASSTMAQCVKAVQDMD